One stretch of Pandoraea oxalativorans DNA includes these proteins:
- a CDS encoding aromatic ring-hydroxylating oxygenase subunit alpha, with amino-acid sequence MFLKNTWYVACTADEFAEKPLGRKICNEAMVFFRDGNGKVAALEDFCPHRGAALSLGFVKDGHLVCGYHGLTVDGGGKCTKMVGQRVGGFPKTRAFPCVERYGFVWVWPGDEALANPDEIPHLEWAVSEQWAYGGGLYHIKCDYRLMIDNLMDLTHETYVHATSIGQEEIEEAPPKTTVEGDMVITARHMENIKAPPFWASALRANGLDDQVPCDRWQVCRFTPPSHVMIEVGVAHAGHGGYDAPADKKAGSIVVDFITPETDESIWYFWGMARNFKPEDAELTAAIKRGQGGIFAEDQEVLEAQQRNLSAYPEKKILKLNIDAGGVQSRKVLDRLIDAERAGAATGGVENAA; translated from the coding sequence ATGTTCCTCAAAAACACCTGGTACGTCGCATGCACCGCCGACGAGTTCGCCGAGAAGCCGCTGGGCCGCAAGATCTGCAACGAAGCAATGGTGTTCTTCCGCGACGGCAACGGTAAAGTCGCCGCGCTCGAAGACTTCTGCCCGCATCGCGGCGCAGCGCTGTCGCTGGGCTTCGTGAAGGACGGGCACCTCGTGTGCGGCTATCACGGCCTGACTGTCGATGGCGGTGGCAAGTGCACGAAGATGGTCGGTCAGCGCGTCGGCGGCTTCCCGAAGACGCGCGCGTTCCCGTGCGTCGAGCGTTACGGCTTCGTGTGGGTCTGGCCGGGCGACGAAGCCCTCGCGAACCCCGATGAGATCCCGCATCTCGAATGGGCCGTGAGCGAGCAGTGGGCGTACGGCGGCGGTCTCTATCACATCAAGTGCGACTATCGCCTGATGATCGACAACCTGATGGATCTGACGCACGAGACCTACGTGCACGCCACGAGCATCGGCCAGGAAGAGATCGAAGAAGCGCCGCCGAAGACGACCGTCGAAGGCGACATGGTCATCACGGCGCGCCACATGGAGAACATCAAGGCACCGCCGTTCTGGGCGAGCGCACTGCGCGCGAACGGTCTGGACGATCAGGTGCCGTGCGACCGCTGGCAGGTGTGCCGTTTCACGCCGCCGAGTCACGTGATGATCGAAGTCGGTGTCGCGCATGCGGGTCATGGCGGCTACGACGCGCCTGCCGACAAGAAGGCAGGCAGCATCGTCGTCGACTTCATCACGCCGGAGACCGACGAATCGATCTGGTACTTCTGGGGCATGGCGCGCAACTTCAAGCCTGAAGACGCCGAGCTGACGGCCGCCATCAAGCGCGGACAGGGCGGCATCTTTGCCGAAGACCAGGAAGTGCTCGAAGCGCAGCAGCGCAATCTGTCGGCATATCCCGAGAAGAAGATTCTCAAGCTGAACATCGACGCAGGTGGCGTGCAGTCGCGCAAGGTGCTCGACCGTCTGATCGACGCCGAGCGCGCGGGTGCCGCGACCGGCGGTGTGGAGAACGCAGCATGA
- a CDS encoding PDR/VanB family oxidoreductase, which yields MKVRLANKRDVATDICEFELVSVDGSALPTFTAGAHIDVHVPNGLIRQYSLCNAPGETHRYCVGVLRDPQSRGGSVGMHALTVGAEIEISAPRNHFPLADTAKHSILLAGGIGVTPILCMAEALAASGASFEVHYCTREPARTAFRDRFASVGIADKTRFYFDNEGARADLDAILAQPSGGKHLYVCGPAGFIDAVLARAEAAQWPEGNVRREYFAAPVSANTDGEGDQPFQVKLHSSGRVIDVKVGETIVAALAAQGVEVQMSCEQGVCGTCLTRVVDGTPDHRDVYLTDDERAANDQILPCCSRSKSPVLVLDL from the coding sequence ATGAAAGTCCGGCTGGCGAACAAGCGCGATGTCGCAACCGACATCTGCGAATTCGAACTGGTGAGTGTCGACGGCAGCGCGCTGCCCACCTTCACCGCCGGGGCGCACATCGACGTGCATGTGCCCAATGGCCTCATCCGCCAGTACTCGCTGTGCAACGCCCCCGGCGAGACGCATCGCTACTGCGTGGGCGTGCTGCGTGATCCGCAATCGCGCGGTGGCTCCGTGGGCATGCATGCGCTGACGGTCGGCGCCGAGATCGAGATCAGCGCGCCGCGCAATCACTTTCCGCTCGCGGACACCGCGAAGCACAGCATTCTGCTCGCGGGCGGCATCGGCGTGACGCCGATCCTCTGCATGGCAGAAGCGCTGGCGGCGAGTGGTGCGTCGTTCGAAGTGCACTATTGCACGCGCGAACCTGCACGTACGGCCTTTCGCGATCGTTTCGCCAGCGTTGGCATCGCCGACAAGACGCGGTTCTACTTCGACAATGAAGGCGCGCGCGCAGATCTCGATGCGATTCTCGCGCAGCCGTCCGGCGGCAAGCATTTGTACGTGTGCGGCCCGGCCGGTTTCATCGACGCCGTGCTGGCGCGCGCAGAAGCCGCGCAATGGCCGGAAGGCAACGTGCGTCGCGAGTACTTCGCCGCACCGGTGTCGGCCAACACCGACGGCGAAGGCGACCAGCCGTTTCAGGTCAAGCTGCATTCGAGCGGCCGCGTGATCGACGTGAAAGTTGGCGAGACCATCGTCGCCGCACTCGCTGCACAAGGCGTCGAAGTGCAGATGTCGTGCGAGCAGGGCGTGTGCGGCACATGCCTCACCCGTGTTGTCGACGGCACGCCCGACCACCGCGACGTCTATCTCACCGATGACGAACGTGCCGCCAACGATCAGATCCTGCCGTGCTGCTCGCGCAGCAAATCGCCCGTGCTGGTACTCGATCTCTGA